Proteins encoded within one genomic window of Oryza brachyantha chromosome 7, ObraRS2, whole genome shotgun sequence:
- the LOC102700634 gene encoding pathogenesis-related protein 1-like produces the protein MAGSSSCRVAWWMSVAAMLAVALVAMAPTACMAQNTQQDVVDLHNAARSDVGVGPVTWNDTVAAYAEAYAEKRRGDCLLQHSDSSGLYGENLFLGSAGGNWTGSDAVALWVAEKQWYDHASNSCSAPAGSSCGHYTQVVWSNSTEIGCAGVVCDNNLGVFITCNYSPPGNVDGESPY, from the coding sequence ATGGCAGGGTCATCAAGCTGCAGGGTAGCCTGGTGGATGTCGGTAGCTGCAATGCTTGCAGTTGCACTGGTGGCCATGGCACCGACGGCGTGCATGGCGCAGAACACGCAGCAGGACGTCGTGGACCTGCACAACGCGGCGAGGTCCGACGTCGGCGTCGGGCCGGTGACATGGAACGACACGGTGGCGGCCTACGCGGAGGCGTACGCGGAGAAGCGCCGCGGCGACTGCCTGCTGCAGCACTCGGACTCCAGCGGGCTGTACGGCGAGAACCTCTTCTTGGGCTCCGCCGGCGGCAACTGGACGGGGTCTGACGCCGTGGCGTTGTGGGTGGCGGAGAAGCAGTGGTACGACCACGCCAGCAACAGctgctcggcgccggcggggagctCGTGCGGCCACTACACGCAGGTGGTGTGGAGCAACTCGACGGAGATCGGCTGCGCCGGCGTCGTCTGCGACAACAACCTCGGCGTCTTCATCACCTGCAACTACTCGCCGCCGGGCAACGTCGACGGCGAGTCCCCTTACTAA
- the LOC102701842 gene encoding pathogenesis-related protein PRB1-3-like, with protein MQMAMAAWSSSSSVALLLLLAASLALAMPPPCRAQQELPEDYYVYPHNATRALVGVPAVTWNATVAEYAQSYAAELIKDGGCELQSSGTILYGENMYFSSDAGSTAADAVASWASEEQWYDHDTNSCSAPEGNTCGHYTQVVWLNSTDIGCATVVCDGGRGVIITCNYWRRGNVAGESPY; from the coding sequence ATGCAAATGGCCATGGCCGCGTGGTCGTCAAGCAGCTCTGTAGCCCTCTTGCTGTTATTAGCTGCATCACTTGCGCtggccatgccgccgccgtgcaggGCGCAGCAGGAGTTGCCGGAGGACTACTATGTGTACCCACACAACGCGACGAGGGCCCTCGTGGGCGTGCCGGCGGTGACATGGAACGCCACGGTGGCGGAGTACGCGCAGAGCTACGCGGCGGAGCTGATCAAAGACGGCGGCTGCGAGCTCCAGTCCTCGGGCACCATACTCTACGGGGAGAACATGTACTTCAGCTCCGACGCCGGCTCGACGGCGGCCGACGCCGTGGCGTCGTGGGCGTCGGAGGAGCAGTGGTACGACCACGACACCAACAGCTGCTCGGCGCCGGAGGGGAACACGTGCGGCCACTACACGCAGGTGGTGTGGCTCAACTCGACGGACATCGGCTGCGCCACCGTCGtctgcgacggcggccgcggcgtcaTCATCACCTGCAACTACTGGCGGCGAGGAAACGTGGCCGGCGAATCCCCGTACTAA